One window from the genome of Leishmania panamensis strain MHOM/PA/94/PSC-1 chromosome 13 sequence encodes:
- the MPK7 gene encoding mitogen-activated protein kinase 7, putative (TriTrypDB/GeneDB-style sysID: LpmP.13.1510): protein MDGILSGLNITCNEAALSLIEMARSNGLLFSSSDLTATSDHTTEHSHHYHVCGSSFDVAPHFEVLNAIGHGTYGLVCAAVDLRLVPSSVYYNEAMRTIEEEGRIVTRRRRGHDAPIYFRTRVVLGETPSGSPVRVPHLYSEPFKRRVLAHGEVSPFVAIKKVAKVFDDLVDGRRILREVKLLKYLQGHPNILRLMEVGRPPVSTVAPSSATFEDIYIVTDLMDTDLAALLKSSQEIQMNQLRFIAYQLFKALVYVHSSGVIHRDLKPCNILLNGNCDMKLCDFGLSRGGVPAWLHESTLKAVAADAESSIEELEDWGRFCWSSSAARSASCASHVAKQPPLYSLTDYVVTRYYRAPELLVMGRYNHAIDMWSAGCILAEMLLRRPLFAGANYLSQLTLILETPGLRDVPQAPEQVATLFEGGEEGKHFICDILFHNTAGRWEPRTLRNQVQSQAMFHTTLFGSSADIPVSLGILIAKLLSFDPRKRPTAVEALRDPFFRPLYDARDEIVRCTASDSGFAREEIDDIAAYRKTHPCVVVDENPVFPWEFDHCITNAQTLRSLFEEECQISRDVQRQIERQQRPLSTPTACSLVP from the coding sequence ATGGACGGCATTCTTTCAGGCTTAAACATTACGTGCAAtgaggcagcgctgtcgctcaTCGAGATGGCGCGTAGCAACGGACTGCTGTTCAGTAGCAGTGATTTAACAGCAACAAGCGACCACACCACCGAGCACAGCCATCATTATCACGTCTGCGGCTCGTCCTTTGATGTGGCGCCGCACTTTGAGGTTCTGAACGCGATTGGGCATGGCACGTATGGTTtggtgtgcgctgctgtggaccTGCGCCTTGTTCCATCCAGCGTCTACTATAACGAGGCGATGCGCACCATTGAGGAGGAAGGCCGCATTGTTACGCGACGACGTCGTGGCCACGACGCTCCCATATACTTTCGTACGCGTGTTGTGCTGGGCGAGACACCGAGTGGTAGTCCAGTGCGAGTTCCGCACTTGTACTCGGAACCGTTTAAGCGCCGTGTGCTAGCGCATGGGGAGGTGTCACCGTTTGTGGCGATCAAGAAGGTGGCGAAGGTTTTCGACGATCTCGTGGATGGGCGCCGTATCCTGAGAgaggtgaagctgctgaagtACCTGCAGGGACATCCGAACATTCTGCGGTTGATGGAAGTTGGGCGGCCTCCCGTCTCTACGGTGGCCCCGTCGTCCGCCACGTTCGAAGACATCTATATTGTGACTGACCTCATGGACACAGACCTAGCTGCCCTGCTGAAGTCTTCGCAGGAGATTCAGATGAACCAGCTCCGCTTTATCGCCTATCAGCTTTTCAAGGCGCTGGTGTACGTGCACAGCAGTGGCGTCATCCATCGTGACCTGAAGCCGTGTAATATCTTGCTTAATGGCAACTGCGACATGAAGCTGTGCGATTTTGGTCTCTCTCGTGGCGGTGTTCCTGCTTGGTTGCATGAAAGCACTCTCAAGGCGGTCGCGGCCGATGCTGAGTCAAGCATCGAAGAGCTTGAAGACTGGGGTCGATTCTGTTGGTCATCTTCCGCTGCCCGTAGTGCATCATGCGCTTCTCACGTGGCCAAGCAACCCCCGCTCTACAGCCTCACCGACTATGTTGTCACGCGTTACTATCGAGCACCTGAACTGCTCGTAATGGGGCGCTACAACCACGCAATCGACATGTGGTCTGCCGGTTGTATCCTAGCcgagatgctgctgcgccgcccttTGTTTGCCGGTGCAAACTACCTTTCCCAGCTGACGTTGATTCTGGAGACTCCGGGGCTACGCGACGTGCCGCAGGCCCCGGAGCAGGTCGCCACGCTTTTCGAgggtggcgaggagggcaaGCACTTTATCTGCGACATTCTTTTTCACAACACTGCCGGAAGATGGGAACCGCGAACACTACGCAACCAAGTGCAGTCACAGGCCATGTTCCACACCACCCTCTTTGGCTCCAGCGCTGACATTCCCGTTAGTCTCGGCATCTTGATTGCCAAGCTGCTTTCCTTTGATCCAAGAAAGCGGCCTAccgctgtggaggcgctgcgcgatcCATTTTTTCGCCCACTCTATGACGCCAGAGATGAAATTGTGCGCTGCACTGCATCCGACTCGGGCTTTGCACGAGAGGAAATCGATGACATCGCTGCCTACAGGAAAACTCACCCATGCGTTGTGGTGGACGAGAACCCGGTATTCCCGTGGGAGTTCGACCACTGCATTACCAATGCACAGACATTGCGCAGCCTCTTCGAGGAGGAGTGCCAGATCTCGCGtgatgtgcagcggcagattgaacggcagcagcgtccgcTTTCGACTCCCACGGCGTGCAGTTTAGTACCGTAA
- a CDS encoding mitochondrial DNA polymerase I protein D, putative (TriTrypDB/GeneDB-style sysID: LpmP.13.1500) yields MRPYPARQNPFLPTLVTDDPKMLLAKAQYCIFTLAYDPVQKLFAVYSATTNEVVVMEEALIWKAAMWMDERIGDDYIAGLLFGNDASTDVKSAAALLSNKAMKRLALAPDTWGITFLAFKAQQEVVKGVDMPLGLEHAAFLLTQRQFNGTTVDPSVYDVGAGTYMPSDTLKSNGAARSAVLGWEVLLNVHRRFGTPGSRKALNPVEQIVRRVVKAVNVFVVDINVRVGKGTITEGYTMIVTIFDSQRRSQSVHMIRSLAEETVKLNALTTLLYGEGSSSITLFVPTARTRPSQLVAFARTCRPKSPFFVAEISSLDPYFGGHRVAKGVSEEEDPRATWNLIRQNCFPENHLRRNEEKMDRYLHRGFTALANKLFSERLHKVSPAIMSAVNSIPAQEEAAAAFKRLEEMAAEAKKNPVPQITTASFLNKVNINDAEVVFGLQQWRRKIYEDQGRLEREKKALDGLRRYLILDLETTTIRRYKRVANPFTKENYVVLSGARDYKGNIFLPRRYFDRSVALRYDDPSVTSQNHLVEKSSKDSLFLPPLDEYDVIVGHNIKFDMLHIWRDVEFRRFLRRGGKIWDTMYAEYLLTGHEVKLGHGAGLEDVAKSYGGQTMKLDAVKQAWSEGKETYEIPYSTLTEYLHGDLENTELIFCKHMERALEQRQVIICCARMEGLLCTTEMEYNGLKTNLDLAQRQSNELTTKVSELRRQLEESIPHEIPHDCRKFFNWSSNQHLITFFFGGNLTLSTNARESKPLTGELFARHTLFLRSEYFPRSAYPNGVFLRPPVHVLGIGDCVVMAGLPSEKGTRLFRGYLEAYMRQANFRKSSSILESLRREATTVSRLDADKRGETSALANLLPRRHLFLFAALTMSSNDGIAKFFVKNPISGESVTITESDRAEQLERFVSAQVAKHTEMIMPTEDDASLKDAAFAGAHVTILARDAGFSFMHFIHSDAGLTRYLDAHAGYVDTVDPKLRYNISLADTVAIFAYYKYHYVNDVNAKLSSSRQRSSSTSGSAVDSFGPVIPAKALPKVGRRNKLSIAEAFKKALLQESLMKPEEWCNYYIDIFFHIANAALQHEALSTEPPKPRKGKKRDAARVDDDLPVLLRQRRAFVGYYNSLPDAERKRLALMCLVGKTASSAYDCFAIPCAHDDLVKVSIKGRLAQYIPNELEAEQVMRRFRSSTTRQLQVGEDSLSYFKSNHDDKTASIILELRALEKLIGTYYESTDGGTGMVSLVHSTDSCIHHELIHNKTNTGRLASANPNCQNIPKEDKSSLRDMFISRFGDKGMCIEADYSQLEVVALAVLASDEQMLEDLRQNVDFHCKRVTMMRPDLKYTDVLQRAKKNKELEFVKLRQQAKIFSFQRQYGAGVRMLSQSTGLTQDQVRMLIEKENETYRGVEVFNKMVALSANSYDASLQNGVRNVRGHQFFKGMFPVLTGSRYVFTESDVPEGMLRERDAVRKSTNFSPTHLKNYPVQGFAGEIVQVMLGVLWRHFLANNNYNGLAVLTNTVHDCVWVDCHVSVYRQVAKDVELIMDGVQTVLNALYPEMQVAVDFPCDVVAGESMGALRPIEEETTL; encoded by the coding sequence ATGAGGCCGTACCCAGCGCGACAAAACCCATTTTTGCCCACCTTGGTGACCGACGACCCCAAGATGCTGCTGGCCAAAGCGCAGTACTGCATCTTCACCCTCGCCTACGATCCCGTGCAGAAGTTGTTTGCTGTCTACTCCGCCACAACAAACGAGGTGGTGGTCATGGAGGAGGCACTCATCTGGAAGGCCGCCATGTGGATGGACGAGCGCATCGGTGATGACTACATCGCTGGGCTCCTGTTCGGCAACGACGCCTCGACCGACGTGAagtccgccgcggcgctgctaaGCAACAAGGCAATGAAGAGGCTGGCGTTGGCCCCAGACACGTGGGGCATCACGTTCCTTGCCTTCAAAGCACAACAGGAGGTTGTGAAGGGTGTAGACATGCCTCTCGGACTCGAGCACGCTGCATTTCtgctgacgcagcgccagTTCAATGGCACTACCGTCGACCCATCGGTGTACGATGTGGGGGCCGGCACGTACATGCCGAGCGATACGCTCAAGTCAAACGGGGCAGCGCGCAGTGCCGTTCTAGGCtgggaggtgctgctcaaCGTGCATCGCCGCTTTGGTACCCCTGGCAGTCGCAAGGCGCTGAATCCGGTGGAGCAGATTGTGCGACGCGTCGTGAAAGCGGTGAACGTCTTCGTGGTGGATATCAACGTGCGGGTCGGCAAGGGCACCATCACGGAGGGGTACACGATGATTGTCACCATCTTTGACTCACAGCGGCGCTCCCAGTCGGTGCACATGATCCGCAGCTTAGCAGAGGAAACCGTGAAGCTCAACGCCCTCACCACGCTCCTCTATGGCGAAGGCAGCTCGTCTATTACGCTGTTTGTACCGACGGCCCGCACCAGGCCGTCGCAGCTCGTGGCGTTTGCGAGGACATGCCGCCCGAAGAGTCCGTTCTTCGTGGCGGAGATTTCGAGCTTGGATCCGTACTTTGGTGGGCACAGGGTCGCAAAGGGCGttagcgaggaggaggacccGCGGGCAACGTGGAACCTCATCAGGCAAAATTGCTTCCCAGAGAATCACCTGCGCAGGAATGAGGAGAAAATGGACCGCTACCTCCATAGGGGCTTCACCGCGCTGGCAAACAAGCTCTTCTCGGAGCGTCTGCACAAAGTCTCGCCAGCCATAATGAGCGCCGTGAACAGCATTCCTGCGCAGGAAgaggctgcggctgcctttAAGCGCCTGGAAGAGATggctgcggaggcgaagaagaaccCAGTGCCGCAAATCACAACGGCCAGCTTTCTCAACAAGGTCAACATCAACGACGCTGAGGTGGTATTTGGGCTACAGCAGTGGCGTAGAAAAATCTACGAGGATCAAGGACGCctggagcgggagaagaaagcCCTAGACGGCCTGCGCCGGTACCTCATCCTTGATttggagacgacgacgatacGACGCTACAAGCGTGTCGCGAACCCGTTCACCAAGGAGAACTACGTCGTCTTGTCTGGCGCTCGCGACTACAAGGGGAACATCTTCTTGCCGAGGCGCTACTTTGACCGCAGCGTTGCCTTGCGCTACGACGATCCGTCCGTGACAAGTCAGAACCACCTCGTTGAGAAGTCTTCCAAGGACTCGCTTTTTCTGCCGCCACTAGACGAGTACGATGTCATCGTCGGCCACAACATCAAATTCGACATGCTGCACATTTGGCGCGACGTTGAATTCCGCAGGTTCCTGCGCCGTGGCGGCAAAATATGGGATACCATGTATGCCGAGTACCTCTTGACCGGACATGAGGTGAAGCTCGGGCACGGGGCAGGCCTGGAAGATGTGGCGAAGAGCTACGGCGGCCAAACAATGAAACTGGATGCTGTGAAGCAGGCGTGGtcagaggggaaggagacgTACGAGATCCCGTACAGCACTCTCACAGAGTACCTCCACGGTGATCTGGAGAACACCGAGCTCATTTTCTGCAAGCACATGGAGCGGGCccttgagcagcggcaggtcaTTATCTGCTGTGCGCGGATGGAGGGACTTCTGTGCACGACGGAGATGGAGTACAACGGGCTCAAGACAAACCTCGACTTAGCTCAGCGACAAAGCAATGAATTGACGACGAAGGTATCGGAACTGCGCCGACAGTTGGAGGAGTCGATCCCGCACGAGATTCCGCACGACTGCCGCAAGTTCTTCAACTGGTCCTCAAATCAGCACCTCATCACATTCTTCTTTGGCGGTAATCTCACGCTGAGCACGAACGCGCGGGAAAGCAAGCCGCTGACGGGCGAGCTGTTTGCGCGTCACACGTTGTTCCTCCGCTCCGAGTACTTCCCGCGGTCTGCGTACCCGAATGGCGTCTTTCTGCGACCACCAGTGCACGTCCTTGGCATTGGTGACTGCGTGGTTATGGCGGGGCTTCCCTCTGAGAAGGGCACGCGCCTCTTCCGCGGTTACCTGGAGGCGTACATGCGACAGGCGAACTTCCGCAAGAGCTCATCGATTTTGGAGAGTTTGCGGCGAGAGGCAACGACGGTGTCGCGGCTGGATGCCGACAAGCGCGGCGAGACGTCAGCCCTGGCCAacctgctgccgcgccgccatctcttcctcttcgcgGCGCTCACCATGAGCAGTAACGACGGCATTGCGAAGTTTTTCGTCAAGAACCCGATCAGCGGCGAGTCCGTGACAATCACGGAGAGCGACAgggcggagcagctggagcggtTTGTGAGCGCTCAAGTAGCAAAGCATACAGAGATGATCATGCCTACTGAGGACGACGCTTCGTTGAAGGACGCGGCGTTTGCAGGCGCGCACGTGACTATTCTAGCGCGCGACGCCGGCTTCTCTTTCATGCACTTTATCCACAGCGATGCGGGGCTGACTCGGTACTTGGATGCGCACGCCGGCTACGTTGACACGGTTGACCCAAAGCTGCGCTACAACATCTCTCTCGCCGACACGGTAGCCATCTTTGCCTACTACAAATACCACTATGTGAACGATGTGAACGCGAAGCTAAGCAGCtcgaggcagagaagcagcagcaccagcggcagcgccgtcgacTCGTTTGGACCTGTCATCCCGGCAAAGGCACTGCCGAAGGTGGGGAGGCGCAACAAGCTGAGCATCGCCGAGGCCTTCAAGAaggcgcttctgcaggagTCATTGATGAAGCCGGAGGAGTGGTGCAACTACTACATTGACATCTTTTTCCACATCGCCAACGCGGCCCTGCAGCACGAGGCGCTCTCGACGGAGCCACCCAAGCCACgcaagggaaagaagagggatgCAGCACGTGTCGACGACGACCTTCCCGTACtgttgcggcagcggcgcgcttTTGTCGGCTACTACAATTCGCTGCCTGATGCCGAGCGAAAGCGGCTGGCGCTTATGTGTCTGGTGGGCAAGACGGCCTCCTCAGCGTACGACTGCTTTGCCATCCCATGCGCTCACGATGATCTCGTCAAGGTGAGCATCAAGGGCCGGCTTGCGCAGTACATCCCAAATgagctggaggcggagcaggtgATGCGCCGCTTCCGCAGCTCCACGACACGCCAACTGCAGGTCGGCGAAGACAGCCTTAGTTACTTTAAGTCTAACCATGACGACAAGACCGCCAGTATTATCCTTGAGTTGCGCGCGCTCGAGAAGCTAATCGGTACCTACTATGAGAGCACTGATGGCGGCACTGGAATGGTGTCGCTCGTGCACTCGACGGACAGCTGCATCCACCACGAGCTGATCCACAACAAGACCAATACCGGACGTCTGGCGAGTGCCAACCCGAACTGTCAGAACATTCCCAAGGAGGACAAATCAAGCTTGCGAGACATGTTCATCAGTCGCTTCGGTGACAAGGGTATGTGCATCGAAGCAGACTACTCACAGCTGGAGGTTGTGGCGCTCGCTGTCCTCGCATCCGACGAACAGATGCTTGAAGACTTGCGGCAGAACGTGGACTTTCATTGCAAGCGTGTGACGATGATGCGACCCGATCTCAAGTACAcagacgtgctgcagcgcgccaaGAAGAACAAGGAGCTGGAGTTCGTGAAGCTGCGACAGCAGGCGAAGATCTTCTCCTTCCAGCGGCAGTACGGTGCTGGCGTGCGGATGCTGAGTCAGAGCACTGGACTCACTCAGGATCAGGTGCGCATGCTCATCGAGAAGGAGAATGAGACTTACCGTGGCGTCGAGGTGTTCAACAAGATGGTAGCCTTATCGGCGAACAGCTACGACGCATCGCTGCAGAACGGTGTACGCAACGTTCGAGGCCACCAGTTCTTCAAGGGCATGTTCCCCGTGCTCACGGGCAGCCGCTACGTCTTCACAGAGTCGGATGTCCCTGAGGGAATGCTGCGCGAACGGGACGCGGTGCGCAAGTCAACGAATTTCTCACCGACACACCTCAAGAACTACCCCGTGCAGGGCTTCGCTGGCGAGATTGTACAGGTGATGCTCGGGGTGCTGTGGCGGCACTTCCTCGCCAACAACAATTACAACGGCCTTGCGGTGCTCACGAACACAGTGCACGActgcgtgtgggtggacTGCCATGTCTCGGTGTACCGGCAGGTAGCCAAGGATGTAGA